The Candidatus Poribacteria bacterium nucleotide sequence CTAATTGTTTAAGAATACTTCGGAGCGTCCCTATTTTCAAATCTCTACTACCCCAATCAGGGATAGATGCTGACAGTTTAGTTTGCGGATGTTCCCAGATGCGATGGGAGCCTGACCTTCTTCTCTTTATTTCTTCATAGCCAAGCCGACGTAGTTTTTTGGCTATCTCGCGGTACTTCATGGATAGGCACCACCGTTTCCAATAGATGCCTAACTGCAGCATCCTCCGTATTGTCGTCTAAAATCTGAACTTCTTCAGGCAAAGACCGTTGTTGGTGATCGTAAAGTTCAACAACGGCGTGAAATGCATCAGTGACGACCTCTTTAATCTCGTCTAAAGAGTCGCATTCTGTAATCAATTCGGGTAATTCTTGACAAGTTATTGTGAATCCACCTTCTGGTTGTTCTTCCAGAATGAGTGTTAGTTTACATCTCATAGTGGGTTTGCTATTCACAGAACTGCTCATTACTTTTTAAATCTCCTTTTGGGGTAGGTC carries:
- a CDS encoding type II toxin-antitoxin system HicA family toxin; translated protein: MKYREIAKKLRRLGYEEIKRRRSGSHRIWEHPQTKLSASIPDWGSRDLKIGTLRSILKQL
- a CDS encoding type II toxin-antitoxin system HicB family antitoxin; this translates as MRCKLTLILEEQPEGGFTITCQELPELITECDSLDEIKEVVTDAFHAVVELYDHQQRSLPEEVQILDDNTEDAAVRHLLETVVPIHEVPRDSQKTTSAWL